Below is a genomic region from Nitrospirota bacterium.
GGTGCAGGACGGCTCGCTCGACCGGTTCGGTGCCGTCGATCCTTCGGAAGGAGGCAAGACGCTCCGCAGCACCGCCAAGTTGAACTACCATTACGACACGACGTCGAACGGGCAGTTCTTCGCCAATGCGTATGGCCAGTACTATCGGTTAGATCTCTATACAAATTTCACGTTCTTCGCCAATGACCCCGTCAATGGCGACGGTATTCAACAATCCGATCGGCGGGTGATGTACGGCGGCGACCTCGGGTACAAGCAGCGAGGCGAGGTATGGGGCCTGCCGAGCATTGGGACCATCGGGCTTCAAACCAGAGTCGACCACATCCACGCAAGACTCGGAACTCAGACGACGAGAAGGCCGACCGGAGCGTCCATAGACAGCGATATTTTGGAGGCGTCCTATGCGCCCTTTGTGAAAGCAGAGGTTCAACCCACGTCGTGGATGAGGTTGGCGGGCGGGCTCCGCGCTGAGACGTTCACCTTCGATGTGAGGAATCGCTGTATGGCCTGTGCCGACCAGCCTGCCGGACGGACGAGTTCCGGTATCGTTCTCCCAAAAATGAACCTCATCCTGGGCCCCTGGGCCGGCACGGAACTCTTCGCCAACTATGGCGAGGGCTATCATAGCAACGATGCACGATCGGCGGTCGCACCGGGGTCCTCACCCCTTGCGCGAGCCAAGAGTTATGAGGTCGGTGTCCGGTCGAAACCCTGGGGGGCTGAAGGCGTCGAGTTGACTGCAACCATCTGGCGATTAGATCTCAAGTCTGAGCTGGTATTTGTCGGAGACCAGGGGACGACAGACATTCGTGGCGCGAGCACACGAGAGGGCGTGGAGGTGGCTGCACGGGGACCAGTCTGGGGCCCGCTGTATTTTAACGGCAGCGTGACCTGGACGAAGGCCGAGTTTCGCAACGGCGATGCGATTCTTCTAGCCCCCGAGGTCACGGCCTATGGGGCGCTGTTGTTGCGTTGGCCTGAAGGTCTGACCTCGCAGCTGCAAGCGACCTATCTCGGCGTGCGGCCGCTCACAGAGGACCGGAGCATCAAGGCTCCCTCCTGGATTGATTTCGACCTCTCGGAGCGCTATCAACTGCCGATCAAGATGTCCCATGGCCGCATGGAGGCATTTTTCTTTATTCAGAACCTCTTCAATACCAAGTGGGAGCAGGCCACCTTCGCCTTTGCTTCTCAGTTACGGAACGAGCCGGCGCCGGTTAACGACATTCACTTTGTGCCGGGGAGTCCCAGGACATTTATGGGCGGTCTCGCATGGTATTTCTAGTCGACCGCTGAAAACGACTTCCAACTTCGTTCTCGTCTCGAAAGCATCCTCAACGTATCCAGTAGGGTACGCCTCCGGTGCTTTCTTCGCCGGCGGCCTTGTTGGAAGATCGTTTTGAGCGGCCTATAGTGAGGCGATATGAAGTCAAAGCGAAAGATTTTACCCCGTGACTATTTCAACCGCCCAACGGTTGCGGTCGCGAGATCGCTCGTCGGCAAATATCTTGTGCGGGCGATCGATGGCCGTGAAATTGCCGCGAAAATCGTCGAAGTGGAGGCCTATGTCGGGTCACAGGATAAGGCCTGCCATGCGTCGAAAGGGAGAACGCCACGAACGGATGTCATGTTTGGCCCGGCAGGAATCGCGTACGTGTACCTTATTTACGGGATGTACCATTGCTTGAATGTGGTGACGGAGCGGGAGGAGTTTCCCTCAGCGGTCTTGATCAGGGCGATTGAGGTCGACGGGGAGTT
It encodes:
- a CDS encoding TonB-dependent receptor plug domain-containing protein — protein: MNILSLFLHLTVLVGVASMAFAHDPDVETVDVPEVTVIGDRPVAASSQQFIPDKEFLLQPQGRPAQVLKLIPGFIAVEHSGGAGKADQYFLRGFDADHGTDVAFFSDGMPINLRTHAHGQGYTDLNFIIPETIEGLDVSKGAYLPEYGDFATAGAVNFRTRQVVQEGIVQAAGGQFDTQRYMLMFSPTKDRVRTLFAAEGYYTNGPFQQDNRYFRGNLLGKMTTNLTGRDELSLTGTFHQAQWNASGEVPLRAVQDGSLDRFGAVDPSEGGKTLRSTAKLNYHYDTTSNGQFFANAYGQYYRLDLYTNFTFFANDPVNGDGIQQSDRRVMYGGDLGYKQRGEVWGLPSIGTIGLQTRVDHIHARLGTQTTRRPTGASIDSDILEASYAPFVKAEVQPTSWMRLAGGLRAETFTFDVRNRCMACADQPAGRTSSGIVLPKMNLILGPWAGTELFANYGEGYHSNDARSAVAPGSSPLARAKSYEVGVRSKPWGAEGVELTATIWRLDLKSELVFVGDQGTTDIRGASTREGVEVAARGPVWGPLYFNGSVTWTKAEFRNGDAILLAPEVTAYGALLLRWPEGLTSQLQATYLGVRPLTEDRSIKAPSWIDFDLSERYQLPIKMSHGRMEAFFFIQNLFNTKWEQATFAFASQLRNEPAPVNDIHFVPGSPRTFMGGLAWYF
- a CDS encoding DNA-3-methyladenine glycosylase translates to MKSKRKILPRDYFNRPTVAVARSLVGKYLVRAIDGREIAAKIVEVEAYVGSQDKACHASKGRTPRTDVMFGPAGIAYVYLIYGMYHCLNVVTEREEFPSAVLIRAIEVDGELIDGPGRLCRVLEIDRVLNRVDLTEGEALWFEDRGVVLKRGELGAHARIGVDYAGAWAKKPWRFRLRSVTASARAGRTKKQRGAE